Within Conexibacter woesei DSM 14684, the genomic segment CCAGCACGTCGTGCGTCGTCTCGTTGTACGAGCCGTACGGCGGCCGGAACAGCCGCGGATAGGCGCTGCCGGTCTGCTCGATCTGCTGCGCTGCGCCCTCGATCTGCTCCTGCTGCTCCTGCGCCGAGAGCTGCGCGAGGTTCGGGTGCTCCATCGTGTGGTCGTCGATCGGCATGCCGCTGTCGACGAGCCGCTTCATCGTCTCGGGGAACTCCGGCACGTTCTTGCCGAGCATGAAGAACGTCGCCGGGACGCGATATCTCTCCAGCAGGTCGAGCAGCTGGTCGGTGTCGACGCCCGGCCCGTCGTCGAACGTCAGCGCGACCTCTCTTCTCTCCGTCCCGCCCTTGCGGATGAACGGCGTTCTCGCCAGCGCTCTGTCGATCGCGTTGTTCTCCGCCGCGCGCTGCTCGAGGTCGAGCGAGCCTCTGCCGGCGCCGGCGAGCGTCGCGAGGTGGCCGTACCAGCCGATCTCCGTCCCGCCGCCACCGCCCGCGCCGGCGCTGCCGTTGCCGGAGGCGCCAACGATCACGCCGAGAAGCAGCGCAAGCGCTGCCACGCCAGCGAGCGCCCCGGCGCGGCGGCGCCGGTAGCGCAGCTGTCTGGGCGTCGGCCTGCTCGGTCCGCGGATCAGCTTGAGCAGCTCGTCGAGGTTCATACCGCGTCCTGATGTTCCCGGATCTGCCGGATGACCGCGTCGTCGTCGACCGGGACGCACGCGTCACGGCCAGGCCGTCCACTACGCTTCGCCGCCGCATGACACCCTCGACCTGGGTCATCGTGCCGACCTACAACGAGGCCGGCTCCATCGAACGCATGCTGCGCCAGACGGCGCAGCAGCTCGCCGACGCCGCGCCCGGCGACCACCGGCTGCTCGTCGTCGACGACGGCTCGCCGGACGGCACCGGTGCGATCGCCGAGCGGATCGGCGACGAGCTGGGCGTCGTCGAGGTGCTCCACCGCTCCGCCAAGGGCGGCCTCGGCCAGGCATACCTCGCCGGCTTTGCGCACGCGCTGGCAGGCGGCGCGCAGCGTGTCTGCGAGATGGACGCCGACCTCTCCCACGATCCCGAGCACCTGCCGGCGCTGCTGCGCGCCGCCGAGAGCGCCGACGTCGTGCTCGGCTCGCGCTACGTGCCGGGCGGCGGCGTCTCGGACTGGGGTCCGCTGCGACGGCTCACCAGCCGCGCCGGCTGCCTCTACGCGCGGCTCGTGCTGCGCCTCCCCCAGCACGACCTGACCGGTGGCTACAAGGTCATCCGGCGGGAGGTGCTGGAGGCGATCGAGCTCGGCAGCGTGCGCTCGCAGGGCTACGTCTTCCAGATCGAGATCACGTACCGCGCCGTGCTCGCGGGCTTCCGCGTCGCCGAGGTGCCGATCGTCTTCCGCGACCGCACCGAGGGCACGAGCAAGATGTCGCCGCGGATCGCGCTGGAGGCGATGTGGCGCGTCCCGCAGCTGCGCCGCAGTGCACCCGCGGCGCTCGCGCGGATCGCGAGCCGGCCGGCTCGCTGACCGGTCGTCCTGGATTGGTGTCGTATAGCGACACCAATCCAGGACGACCTACCCGCCGGCGGGGTTCGGACCGCGGGCGGGACGGAGCGGCGGCGTGTCGTCGGGCGCGTCGTCTCCGGCGCCGTTCTCCCCGCCGCGCTCGGCGAGCGCGCGCTCCAGTGCGCCGATGCGGCTGGCGAGGCCCTTGATCGCGTCCGCGACCGGGTCGGGCAGGTGGACCCAGTCGGCGTCGGGGCCCTCCGGCCGGCGGCCGTCGATCCGCACCGGATGACCGGGGTTGCCGACGACGGTCGAGTTCGGCGGCACGTCGTGGATCACGACGGTGTTGGCGCCGATCTTCGAGCCGTGGCCGATCGTGATCGGGCCGAGCAGCTTCGCGCCGGAGCCGATCGTGACGTTGTCCTCGACCGTCGGGTGGCGCTTGCCGGTCGCGAAGCCGGTGCCGCCGAGCGTGACGCCCTGGTAGAGCGTCACGTCGTTGCCGATCTTCGCCGTCTCACCGATCACGACGCCCATCCCGTGGTCGATGAAGAAGCTCGACCCGATGCACGCCGCCGGGTGGATCTCGATCCCGGTGACGGCACGCGAGAAGCCGGCGATCAGGCGCGGGACGAGCGGGACGTGCGCGACGACGAGCGCGTGCGCGACGCGGTGCGCGAGAATCGCGTGGACGCCGGGCCAGATCGCCAGCACCTCCAGCCTGCCGACGCCGCGGGCGGCGGGATCGCGCTCCTGCGCGGCGCGCACATCTCTGCGGATCTCGCCCGCGACGCGCTTCAGGGTGCCAAGGCCGGCCATGGGCAAAGGGTAGTGGAGCGGGATCGCGCGGCTACGGTGCGAAGAACGGCGTCGAGACGTAGCGCTCGCCGGAGTCCGGCAGGATCGTGACGATCCGCTTGCCCTTCGACTCGGGCCGCTTCGCGACCTCCATCGCCACCCACACCGCGGCGCCGCAGGAGATGCCCGACAACACGCCCTCCCGGCTGGCGAGCAGCCGCGCGGTCGCGATCGCGTCCTCGTCGTCGACGGCGATCACCTCGTCGAGCAGTTCGCGGTCGAGCACCGCCGGGACGAAGCCCGCGCCGATCCCCTGGATCTTGTGCGGCCCCGCCAGGCGGCCCGACAGCACCGCGGAGGTGCGCGGCTCGACCGCGATCACGCGGCAGTCGGGGTTGCGCTCCTTCAGCAGGCTGCCGACGCCGGTGATCGTGCCGCCGGTGCCGACGCCCGCGACGAGCACGTCGACGTCGCCGTCGAGCGCGTCCCAGATCTCCGGGCCGGTCGTGCGCCGGTGCGCCTCCGGGTTGGCCGGGTTGGTGAACTGGTCGGGCAGGAACACGTCGCTGCTTCTGGCCATCGCGCGGGCGGCGTCGACGGCCTCGTTCATACCGCCAAGCGACTCGGTGATCTCGAAGCGCGCGCCGTACAGCCGCAGCAGCCCCTCGCGCTCGCGGCTCATCCCCTGCGGGAGCGTCAGCACGAGGTCGTAGCCCTTCGCCGCGCAGACGAACGCGAGCGCGATCCCGGTGTTGCCACTGGTCGCCTCGACGATCGTCGTGCGGCCCGGCTCGATCCGGCCCTCGCGCTCAGCGGCCTCGATCATGGCGACGCCGATGCGGTCCTTGACGCTGCCGCCGGGGTTGAACGACTCGAGCTTTCCGAACAGCTCGGCGTGCGAATCGGCCGGCAGGATGCGGGTGAGCTGCACCATCGGTGTGCGGCCGACATGGTCGGCAATGTTGATCGGGATTCGCGGCATTGCGCCCGGAACCATAATGGTCTGCGATGTCGACCTCCCTCCGGACGCTTGCCACCGGCGCGCTGCTGGCCCTGAGCCTCGCCGTCGCGCCCTCCGCCGCCACCGCCGCGGACGCCCCTCCCGCCGATCCGGCGCCCGAGCAGATCGGGCAGATCGAGCAGTTCTACGAGTCGGGCGCCTGGGCGCGCGAGACGACGCAGGTGACCGACCGCGCGACCGCCTTCCTGCGCGAGCGCATCCGCAGAGCGAGCGACCCGCGCAGGCTCGTCGCCGTCTTCGACATCGACGACACGGCGCTGTCGACGTACGACTGCATGAAGGCCGGAGCCTTCACCGACGGCCGCCGCACCGCCTGCGTCGTGCTCGACCCGCACCCGCCGATCGCGCAGACGCTGCGGCTGTTCCGCTTCGCGCAGCAGCGCAGAGTGACGGTCGCGTTCGTGACGGGCCGGCCCGAGTACGTCCGCACGACGACGCTGGCGCAGCTGCGCAAGGCCGGCTTCCGCGGCAGATACGAGCTGGTGCTGCGCCCGTCCGAGGACCACCGCAGCTCGGTCGTGCCGTTCAAGTCGAGCGCGCGCAAGCGGCTGCAGCGCGGCGGGCGGCGCGTCGTGCTGAACATCGGCGACCAGGCGAGCGACCTCGCCGGCGGCGCCGCGCAGCGCACGTTCAAGCTGCCGAACCCGATGTACACGCTGCCGTGAACCGCGTGTGGCCGTTTCCTTAGAGCGGCCTCACATTCCCGATTTCGAGCGCCGTGAATGTGAGTGAGGTCACAGACCCCTTGCATGCGCAACGATCGTGCGAATAATGGGTTCTGGGATGTGGGAGTCACCAGGCTCCCCGCACCACCTCTCCGGTCGTCTCACGAGGTCCGCCTCGCGAGGTCACGTAAGTCCCTGACGGCAGCTGCGACCGCCGCCGTCTAGATGGGCCGCCCGAACCACCTCGCATGGGGGCTGCGCTGAGCGGTCTTCGTGCTGCCCTGAACACATTCGAGCCCCTCCGTGCCCATGACACTCATCTCCATCGCCTCCTCCTTCGCGATCGTGCTCGGCTTCGCCGGCACGCTGCCCCACATCCGCACGATGGTCAAGAGCCGATCGTCCAACGGCCAGTCGCCGCTCGGCTGGATGATCGGCATAACGGTCAACGTGCTCACCGGCTACGTCAACCTTGCAGGGCTCGGCGCGCTCATGCTCGGGGTCGGAAACGTGCTCGCCGGGACGTTCTCGGCGATCGCGCTCGCCTGCGTCGTGCGCTTCCGCGGCGGCCCCGCCACCGAGGCCGCGCCGGTCGCCGCCGCGACCGCCGACCCGCGTCCGGTCGCGGCGTTCCACGAGCTGCCGACCGGCGAGTTCCACGCGATCAAGCTGATGATCGACGAGGAGCACGCCAGGCGCGAGACGTTCCGCGCCGAGCGGGTCGACGTCGAGCGCGCGGTCGAGTCGTACGACCGGCCGGCCGAGCTGCACCGGCTGGAGGCCGTCGCGGCCTAGGCGCCGCGCCGGACCGGCGGCTCGGCGCCCGCTGCGGCGAAGCGGCGGACGTAGCGCCGCTGCCACGGCGTCTCGACGGCGTGGGCGTCGTAGCGCCGCTGCCACGGCGTCTCGACGGCGTGGGCGTCGTAGTGCCGGCGGGCCCATGCCGTCGCGCCGCTGGCGGCCACGCCGCCGAGCTGCGCGATGCACGCCAACGCCGTTCCCGTGCGGCCCTTGCCGCCGCCGCAGGCGACCTCGACGCGCACGCCGTCGCGCGCGAGGCGATGCGCCTCCTCGAACGCCGCACGCGCGTCCGCCGCGTCGCGCGGCAGCCAGAAGTCCGGTCAACGCAGCCACAGGCCGGGCCACGGCGTCGCGGCGGGCGGCTTGCCGAGCAGGTAGAGCCCCCACTCCGGGTGCGGCTCCGGCGGAGCGCCCCTGCGGAGGCCGCGCCCGCGCAGGCGCGCGCCGTCCGGCAGCTCCACGACGCCCGGTCCCAGCTCCCACGCCATCAGGCGCCGGCGCCGCTCCAGTCGTGGACGACCGCGAGCGCGCGCAGTCGCTCCTTCGTCGCCGCGTCGCAGAGCGCACCCGCGACGCCCGCGTCGAAGAGCGCGCGCGGATCGGCGCCGAGCGAGCGCGCCGCGGCGTGCTCAGAGGCGAGGTCGCAGGCGAAGAACGTCGGATCGTCGGTGTTGACCGTGCACGGGACACCGGCCGCCAGCAGCGCCGGCAGCTGATGAGCGGTGACCGCCTCGACGACGCCGAGCCGGACGTTCGAGAGGACGCAGACGTCGAGCACCATGCCGCGGTCGGCCAGCTCGCGCAGCAGGCCCGGGTCCTCGACCGCGCGCACCCCGTGGCGGATGCGGTCGGGCGCGAGCGTGTCGAGCGCGCCGCGGATCGACGCGGGGCCGGCGACCTCGCCCGCGTGCGGGACCGAGCCGAGGCCGCCCGCGCGGGCGATCGCGAACGCCGGCGCGTACGGCTCCGGCGGGAACTGCGCTTCGAGCCCGCCGAGGCCGAGCGCGACGATCCCGCGGTCCTTGTAGCGGACGGCGTGCTCGGCGGTCGCGATCGCGACGTCGAGGTCGACGCCGCGCGTGATGTCGGGCGTCAGGCGGACCTCGATCCCGACCTCCTCGCGCGCCGCCTGGACGCCGTCGGTGAAGCCGGTGAAGACGGTCTCGAGATCGATCCCCTGCTCGGTCAGCTTGTCCGTCGGCGAGAAGATCGCCTCCAGGTAGACCGCACCCTGTGCCTGCGCGCGGCGTGCATAGTCGACGACCAGCTCGCGGTAGTCCTGCTCGGTCTGGAGCGCGGGCGTCGTCGCGAACCACGCCTCGATGAAGTGGTCGAAGTCGCGGAAGCGCATGAACTCGGCCAGCTGCTCGACGGTCGCGACCGGCAGCGCGAAGCCGTTGCGTCTGGCAGCCGCGAGCAGCGCGGCGGGCGAGACGGCGCCTTCGAGGTGGACGTGCAGCTCGATCTTCGGGTAGCCGGCGTCGCGCGTGTCGCTCATGGCGGCGGACCCTAACAGCGGCCTGTCAAGATCCCAGCGTGACGCTCTTCCCCGCCGGCATCGGCCGGCGCGACGACCTCGACGCCGAGCTGG encodes:
- a CDS encoding polyprenol monophosphomannose synthase, translated to MTPSTWVIVPTYNEAGSIERMLRQTAQQLADAAPGDHRLLVVDDGSPDGTGAIAERIGDELGVVEVLHRSAKGGLGQAYLAGFAHALAGGAQRVCEMDADLSHDPEHLPALLRAAESADVVLGSRYVPGGGVSDWGPLRRLTSRAGCLYARLVLRLPQHDLTGGYKVIRREVLEAIELGSVRSQGYVFQIEITYRAVLAGFRVAEVPIVFRDRTEGTSKMSPRIALEAMWRVPQLRRSAPAALARIASRPAR
- a CDS encoding HAD family acid phosphatase, which gives rise to MSTSLRTLATGALLALSLAVAPSAATAADAPPADPAPEQIGQIEQFYESGAWARETTQVTDRATAFLRERIRRASDPRRLVAVFDIDDTALSTYDCMKAGAFTDGRRTACVVLDPHPPIAQTLRLFRFAQQRRVTVAFVTGRPEYVRTTTLAQLRKAGFRGRYELVLRPSEDHRSSVVPFKSSARKRLQRGGRRVVLNIGDQASDLAGGAAQRTFKLPNPMYTLP
- the epsC gene encoding serine O-acetyltransferase EpsC — encoded protein: MAGLGTLKRVAGEIRRDVRAAQERDPAARGVGRLEVLAIWPGVHAILAHRVAHALVVAHVPLVPRLIAGFSRAVTGIEIHPAACIGSSFFIDHGMGVVIGETAKIGNDVTLYQGVTLGGTGFATGKRHPTVEDNVTIGSGAKLLGPITIGHGSKIGANTVVIHDVPPNSTVVGNPGHPVRIDGRRPEGPDADWVHLPDPVADAIKGLASRIGALERALAERGGENGAGDDAPDDTPPLRPARGPNPAGG
- a CDS encoding polysaccharide deacetylase family protein, with the translated sequence MNLDELLKLIRGPSRPTPRQLRYRRRRAGALAGVAALALLLGVIVGASGNGSAGAGGGGGTEIGWYGHLATLAGAGRGSLDLEQRAAENNAIDRALARTPFIRKGGTERREVALTFDDGPGVDTDQLLDLLERYRVPATFFMLGKNVPEFPETMKRLVDSGMPIDDHTMEHPNLAQLSAQEQQEQIEGAAQQIEQTGSAYPRLFRPPYGSYNETTHDVLERLRMLSVLWSVDSQDYTKPGVDQIVDNVVSAIHPGAIVLMHDGGGDRTQTIEAVARIIPELRRMGYRFVTVPRLLLDNPPEIDDQGLPPGFNSSGAG
- the add gene encoding adenosine deaminase, which gives rise to MSDTRDAGYPKIELHVHLEGAVSPAALLAAARRNGFALPVATVEQLAEFMRFRDFDHFIEAWFATTPALQTEQDYRELVVDYARRAQAQGAVYLEAIFSPTDKLTEQGIDLETVFTGFTDGVQAAREEVGIEVRLTPDITRGVDLDVAIATAEHAVRYKDRGIVALGLGGLEAQFPPEPYAPAFAIARAGGLGSVPHAGEVAGPASIRGALDTLAPDRIRHGVRAVEDPGLLRELADRGMVLDVCVLSNVRLGVVEAVTAHQLPALLAAGVPCTVNTDDPTFFACDLASEHAAARSLGADPRALFDAGVAGALCDAATKERLRALAVVHDWSGAGA
- the cysK gene encoding cysteine synthase A; translated protein: MPRIPINIADHVGRTPMVQLTRILPADSHAELFGKLESFNPGGSVKDRIGVAMIEAAEREGRIEPGRTTIVEATSGNTGIALAFVCAAKGYDLVLTLPQGMSREREGLLRLYGARFEITESLGGMNEAVDAARAMARSSDVFLPDQFTNPANPEAHRRTTGPEIWDALDGDVDVLVAGVGTGGTITGVGSLLKERNPDCRVIAVEPRTSAVLSGRLAGPHKIQGIGAGFVPAVLDRELLDEVIAVDDEDAIATARLLASREGVLSGISCGAAVWVAMEVAKRPESKGKRIVTILPDSGERYVSTPFFAP